One Malassezia restricta chromosome VI, complete sequence genomic region harbors:
- a CDS encoding phospholipid binding protein, with product MTSGFWNLSTRIPFQKSVNKSENHTTSTAAQKQPSKRQDASSTFDSAENLVRWTTSHLRRPKSRSALARPMEVKNRSRNEDVVPEEANTQNSESSLSSSVTSTHSMTTDQSHTSIEEVTDTSESEFHDSPSREMSPPPFFYPVPQDMVPQVAQTAGIASGYATPSISLPASASTLTEFRSLSRRASGVGHSPLRMSGIAPSSGAPIKLDDSTGLSIPMASTSSSHQGLEVPTVQEQERSPGSLTRIREEGPQPHDHSSSLSVSTRFDEHGSGDSILNDTVPPTPTQIMSHRSSMLGAPTLWMTSTCDVVSGTATPRLWRSQLNSPTVLPSPTARRAPYGPERSVVEESPGDSLTTTPRRLDSFAGAHKQGTTLAAVSANKSPNTLGLLGSMPDNKPPLWMRRNQGQGLLRLQVDPSELSKQIGTSSLTHDMLLHANNILHGVAMEQERSMMKHERGNKLLLHDASRSSLSFSEDMPREGEEELPPYQCTVHMEGYLPCKMENRTADTGMARGWDSMYFVVHGTALYMYKTNVSLFYRPDMTPTHAWNLNNSEGVLVHKQPCNAEDVLDDNHVAVDELSMSLEERVKQGIELGRSFASYQAPSHAPRVPNQEERTRFVDMLEKHHFHTYSMDGAQCGYAADYTKRPCVIRIKVANNQFLIQTRNNHHLVDWIEALQGSTNVSTDLDCRPMPKFVTLPRRRRHRRDTEAMVIRDPEDTSRARSSAGTQPSTLPHRAEPVTMRTSAIAT from the exons ATGACAAGTGGCTTCTGGAACTTG TCAACTCGCATACCTTTTCAAAAATCGGTCAACAAGTCTGAAAACCATACCACTTCTACCGCTGCACAGAAACAGCCTTCAAAGCGTCAAGATGCTTCCAGCACGTTTGACAGCGCTGAAAATCTAGttcgctggacgacgtcTCACCTGCGACGGCCCAAATCTCGCAGTGCCTTGGCCCGGCCTATGGAAGTAAAGAACAGGTCCAGAAATGAAGATGTCGTGCCCGAAGAAGCCAATACTCAGAATTCCGAATCGTCATTGTCAAGCAGTGTGACCTCGACGCATTCCATGACGACGGATCAGAGCCATACATCGATTGAAGAAGTCACTGACACAAGCGAGTCCGAGTTTCATGATTCTCCTTCGAGGGAAATGTCGCCACCACCCTTTTTCTATCCTGTACCGCAAGATATGGTGCCACAAGTGGCTCAAACAGCCGGAATCGCAAGCGGCTATGCTACTCCTTCGATATCCTTGCCCGCTAGTGCCTCGACCCTCACGGAGTTCCGGTCACTGAGCCGTCGAGCCAGCGGTGTGGGTCATTCTCCTTTGCGAATGTCAGGTATAGCTCCGTCGTCTGGAGCCCCAATCAAGCTCGATGATTCGACCGGTTTATCGATTCCAATGGCGTCGACCTCGTCATCTCATCAGGGTCTAGAGGTGCCCACGGTTCAGGAGCAGGAGAGAAGCCCAGGGAGCTTGACACGCATACGTGAAGAAGGCCCACAACCGCATGATCATTCCAGTTCTCTATCCGTTTCAACTCGATTTGATGAACATGGCTCTGGAGACTCGATCTTGAATGACACCGTACCGCCGACGCCTACGCAAATTATGAGCCATCGGTCTTCCATGTTAGGTGCACCGACACTGTGGATGACATCAACCTGTGATGTCGTCAGTGGCACCGCTACGCCGCGGCTATGGCGGTCCCAGCTCAACTCGCCGACTGTGTTACCGTCACCCACCGCTCGGAGGGCCCCCTATGGTCCTGAAAGGAGTGTAGTGGAAGAGAGCCCGGGTGATTCTCTTACGACCACACCACGGAGACTCGACTCTTTCGCGGGTGCGCATAAGCAGGGGACTACATTGGCGGCAGTATCGGCCAATAAATCCCCCAATACTCTCGGCTTACTGGGCAGCATGCCAGACAACAAACCCCCTTTGTGGATGCGTCGCAACCAAGGCCAAGGACTGCTGAGACTGCAAGTCGATCCCTCAGAACTGTCGAAGCAGATTGGTACGAGCAGCCTGACACATGACATGTTGCTTCATGCCAATAACATTCTTCATGGTGTGGCCatggagcaggagcgcTCGATGATGAAACATGAGAGGGGGAACAAGCTGTTGCTCCATGATGCAAGCAGGTCGAGCTTGTCATTCTCGGAAGATATGCCTAGAGAGGGCGAAGAAGAGCTTCCACCGTACCAGTGCACGGTGCACATGGAAGGATATTTGCCCTGCAAAATGGAGAACCGCACAGCTGACACGGGCATGGCGCGTGGATGGGATTCCATGTACTTTGTGGTGCATGGTACGGCTCTCTACATGTACAAGACGAATGTGTCGCTTTTCTACCGCCCAGACATGACGCCTACGCACGCATGGAATTTGAACAACAGTGAGGGTGTCCTTGTGCACAAGCAGCCATGCAATGCGGAagatgtgctggacgacaACCACGTTGCGGTTGATGAGCTGTCGATGTCACTCGAAGAACGCGTGAAGCAAGGCATTGAGCTGGGCCGCTCATTTGCGTCCTATCAGGCACCATCTCATGCGCCACGTGTGCCCAATCAAGAAGAGCGCACTCGATTtgtcgacatgctcgaAAAGCATCATTTCCACACCTACTCCATGGATGGGGCACAGTGTGGCTATGCAGCAGATTATACCAAGCGACCTTGCGTTATTCGCATCAAGGTGGCGAATAACCAGTTTTTGATTCAAACGCGCAACAACCACCACCTTGTTGACTGGATCGAGGCGTTGCAGGGCTCGACAAACGTGTCGACAGACCTCGACTGTCGCCCGATGCCCAAGTTTGTCACACTacctcgtcgtcgtcgtcatcgccgtGATACTGAGGCCATGGTTATCCGTGATCCTGAGGATACGTCACGCGCACGATCGTCTGCTGGCACACAGCCCTCGACGCTTCCTCATCGTGCAGAGCCTGTCACGATGCGCACAAGTGCCATTGCCACATAG